Proteins encoded in a region of the Podarcis muralis chromosome 2, rPodMur119.hap1.1, whole genome shotgun sequence genome:
- the STK10 gene encoding serine/threonine-protein kinase 10 isoform X2 yields the protein MGLQIMIEFCPGGAVDATMLELDRGLTEPQIQVICRQMLEALDYLHSKKIIHRDLKAGNVLLTLDGDIKLADFGVSAKNMKTLQRRDSFIGTPYWMAPEVVMCETMKDTPYDYKADIWSLGITLIEMAQIEPPHHELNPMRVLLKIAKSDPPTLNYPSKWSPEFNDFLKTALDKNPETRPTAAQLLEHPFVSKVTTNRALRELVAEAKAEVMEEIEDNREEGEEDDSPECASPLDANKRDSSVPCQLSLQKEKSPENGLSLVANGPMLPLQQVTETINGKGSKVSKEVASDEKPGKNNSSTNLSGIADYTDEASAKEKPDTSPQLLQLNKNVKPSESSSLVYQNKDTEPVSKDDSNVGSRPESSLLETPVEEKLPNGSLSSSSQFEDGSSKQDSDSGSTSASESMDLSISLSTDLSLNRGSGSLSLKDAKMQKMTLKRTRRFVVDGVEVSVTTSKIISEDEKKDEEMRFLRRQELRELRLLQKEEHRNQTQLTSKHHLQLEQMLKRFEQEMHTKKKFYDTELENLERQQKQQIEKMEQEHTLRRREESKRIRAEQEQDLVKFQEQLKKRKKELKSDIEKLPRQQRKGTMKTKMEEFAQRKQVMEQEFEAKQAEELEQAMKNITTQNRKEICDKERECLNKKQQLMRDREATIWDLEEHHLQEKHQLIKQQLKDQYFLQRHELLRKHEKEREQMQRYNQRMMEQLKIRQQQERGRLPKIQRSEGKTRMAMYKKSLHISSSGSASEQREKIKQFAQQEEKRQKAERLQQQQKHEMQTKDMSAQCESNMNELQQLQNEKCHLLVEHETQKLKALDENHNQNLKDWRDKLRPRKKALEDELNQKKREQEMFFKLSDETDGQPSRSPNKPAKFVPFSSAEAS from the exons ATGGGCCTGCAG ATCATGATCGAGTTTTGCCCTGGTGGAGCAGTGGATGCTACTATGCTGG AACTGGATCGAGGCTTGACCGAACCCCAGATCCAAGTGATCTGCCGCCAGATGCTAGAAGCCCTAGACTACCTCCACAGCAAGAAGATAATCCATCGGGACCTGAAGGCAGGCAACGTGCTGCTGACCCTGGATGGAGACATCAAGCTTG CGGATTTTGGAGTATCTGCCAAAAACATGAAGACTTTGCAAAGACGGGATTCCTTCATTGGGACACCATACTG GATGGCTCCTGAAGTGGTGATGTGCGAGACCATGAAAGACACCCCCTACGACTACAAGGCTGACATCTGGTCCTTGGGCATAACTCTGATAGAAATGGCCCAGATAGAGCCTCCTCATCATGAACTCAATCCCATGAGGGTCCTGCTGAAAATAGCCAAATCTGATCCTCCCACTCTTAACTATCCCTCAAAGTG GTCTCCAGAATTTAATGACTTCCTGAAGACTGCACTTGATAAGAACCCCGAGACACGTCCGACTGCGGCACAATTGCTGGAG CATCCTTTTGTCAGCAAGGTCACTACTAACAGAGCCCTACGTGAGCTTGTGGCTGAGGCAAAGGCTGAAGTGATGGAGGAAATTGAAGACAatagagaggaaggagaagaggatgacTCACCAGAATGTGCATCT CCCCTTGATGCTAATAAGAGGGACTCTTCTGTGCCATGCCAGCTAAGTTTGCAAAAAGAGAAGTCTCCAGAAAACGGCTTGTCACTTGTGGCCAATGGACCCATGTTGCCTCTACAGCAAGTCACTGAAACCATAAATGGGAAGGGCAGCAAGGTTTCAAAGGAAGTGGCTAGCGACGaaaagccaggcaaaaacaacaGCAGTACAAACTTGTCTGGAATTGCGGATTACACAGATGAAGCCAGTGCCAAAGAAAAGCCAGACACCAGCCCCCAGTTGCTGCAACTCAACAAGAACGTTAAGCCCTCCGAGAGCAGCAGTCTTGTCTACCAAAATAAGGACACTGAACCAGTAAGCAAAGATGATTCCAATGTGGGAAGCCGGCCAGAGAGCAGCCTCCTTGAGACGCCGGTTGAAGAAAAGCTCCCCAATGGGAGTTTGAGTTCTTCCTCTCAGTTTGAGGATGGCAGCTCCAAGCAGGACTCTGATTCAGGTAGCACCTCTGCCTCAGAGAGCATGGACCTGAGTATCTCCTTGTCTACCGACCTGTCCCTGAACAGAGGCAGCGGGTCCCTCTCTCTTAAG GATGCAAAAATGCAGAAGATGACACTGAAACGGACCAGGAGATTTGTTGTGGATGGAGTAGAAGTGAGCGTCACTACCTCAAAAATCATCAGTGAGGATGAGAAGAAAGATGAAGAGATGAGATTCCTCAG GCGCCAGGAGTTGCGGGAGCTGCGTCTGCTTCAGAAAGAGGAGCACCGGAACCAGACCCAGCTGACCAGCAAGCATCACCTGCAGTTGGAGCAAATGCTGAAGCGCTTTGAGCAGGAAATGCAC ACAAAGAAGAAATTCTATGACACCGAACTGGAAAATCTGGAACGTCAGCAAAAGCAGCAAATTGAAAAGATGGAGCAGGAACACACGCTGCGCCGCCGTGAAGAGTCCAAGCGTATCCGCGCTGAGCAGGAACAAGATCTTGTTAAATTTCAGGAGCagctgaagaaaaggaagaaggag CTCAAGAGTGACATTGAGAAGCTTCCCCGACAACAGCGCAAGGGGACCATGAAAACAAAGATGGAGGAGTTTGCACAGAGAAAGCAAGTCATG GAGCAAGAGTTTGAAGCCAAACAGGCTGAGGAGCTGGAACAGGCCATGAAGAATATCACCACCCAAAATCGGAAGGAGATCTGTGACAAGGAGCGAGAGTGCCTcaacaaaaaacaacagcttATGAGAG ATCGGGAAGCTACCATCTGGGATCTGGAAGAGCACCACCTACAGGAGAAACACCAGCTTATTAAGCAACAGCTGAAAGACCAGTATTTCCTCCAGAGGCATGAACTGCTCCGGAAACACGAGAAG GAGCGTGAGCAAATGCAACGGTATAACCAGCGAATGATGGAGCAGTTGAAAATtcggcagcagcaagagagaggCCGTCTCCCCAAAATTCAGAGGAGCGAAGGGAAGACCCGCATGGCCATGTATAAGAAGAGCCTCCATATCAGCTCCAGTGGAAGCGCCTCAGAACAGAGGGAGAAGATAAAACAG TTTGCACAGCAGGAGGAAAAAAGGCAGAAAGCTGAgcgactgcagcagcagcagaaacatgAGATGCAGACGAAGGATATGAGTGCCCAGTGTGAGAGCAACATGAATGAACTCCAACAGTTACAG AATGAGAAGTGCCATCTCTTGGTTGAACATGAGACCCAGAAACTGAAAGCTCTGGATGAAAACCACAATCAGAACTTGAAGGACTGGCGGGATAAGCTGAGGCCACGAAAAAAG GCTTTGGAAGATGAACTGAATCAGAAGAAGCGAGAGCAAGAAATGTTCTTCAAACTCAGTGATGAGACCGATGGTCAGCCTTCAAGGTCGCCAAACAAGCCTGCCAAATTTGTCCCATTCAGTTCTGCAGAGGCTTCATAA